TCCGGACACGTTGTTGTACATTAATCGTAGTGCATCCGTCTTCGAGATTTTTGCCCGATCTCGCTCTGTCGCCTACCTTCAAAGGATCCTTCCTATTTTAGGTTTGGGTTCGAAGGCCGACCTGGAAGAAGTGCTTTTAGCGTTCAAAGAACAGAAGCTTTGGCTGCCTCGCTGGAACGTCAATTCGTTCTCACCTTCATACTTGATGGGATTCGATCAATTGGGGTCCACGAAGTAACGAAGGACCGACGGAGATAAAGGCACGCAGTCCAAAGACATCAAGACCGCACTGCGCCTTGCGAGAAACGTTTCGGAGGAATTTCATGCCAAAAACAAAAACAACCCAATACGATGTCGCGGAACACCTCCGCACCCCCGAGGAAATGGCCGCCTATCTCGAGGCTTGCTTCGAAGAGGCCGATGGAGATGCCGCGTTCATCGCCAAGGCCCTGAGCGATATAGCCCGCGCCAAAGGTATGACCCAGGTCGCACACGACGCTGGACTGTCCCGCGAGAGCCTCTACCGGGCGCTGTCCGGGGACCATAGCCCCAGCTTCGACACGATTCTGAAGGTTGTCGAGGCACTGGGACTGAAGCTCCACGCAGAAGCACCAGAAGACTGAACGCGCCCGATCTCGTATGGAGTATCGATAGTCGCAAGCAGCCGATTGCTCGGTATCGTTGTGCGACGACCTACGGTTCCGCTTGTCCTGCGGACGGTTGCAGCAACTACCTGACGGGCTTCCGGTGCGTGAAGGATGTGAAATAGCCCCAACGCATGTTCCCTTCGCGTCTTCGCGCCTTTGCGTGAATCAAGAGCACTGTCACACAATGGTGTCGCTATGCAAAGCAACCTACTCCAGAACATGTGGAGAAAGCATGTTGCCCCCTCCCGCCCCGCTGTGCCACCATGAGTCTGTCCGGGGGGGACCGGACACCGCTCCCCCCGGGAAAGGAGGCCGCCATGCGCGCCAAGTCTTTTCTCTCTATTGCCCTGCTCCTCGCGACTCCCGCGTTGGCCGATCCCTGGCAGGACGCCGATCAGAACGGCGAGCAGGCGCGCCAGGCGTTTCTGGCCTGTTCCCGCTTTGTCGATGGCTGGCTGCAGCACGCCGACCCGGTTTCGGGGCTGATCCCGCGCAACCTCGCGAAGGACTTCTATTGGAACGCGCGGGACGCGGCGGCGGACAACTATCCGTTCATGGTGCTGTCGGCGTTTTACACCAACCGCGCGCTTTTCGACGGGCGCATGCACGACATGCTGCGCGCCGAGCAGCGGCTGACGAACCGCGTGGGCGCGCTGCCAGACGATTTCGTCTTTGCGACCCAGTCCTTCCGGACGGAAGAGCCGGACATGGCCGCGGTCATTTTCGGCGCGAGCGAATACGTGAAGGACGGGCTCCTGCCACTGAACGAACTCCTCGGGCCGAGTCCGTGGACGGACCGGATGATCGAATTGCTGGACGGCATCTGGGAGCACGCGGAAATCGACACGGAAGTCGGGAAGCTGCCGTCCACATCGCACGAGGTGTGCGGGGAACTGATGCAGGGCTACGCGCGGGTCTACTGGATGACCGGCGAGGAAAGATACCGCGACCGGGCGTTCCAACTTGCCGCCTACTTCCTCGATCACCACTCCCCCATCGAGGCGGAAGCGCTGCGCCTCGATGATCACGGCTGTGAGGTGATTGGCGGGCTCTCCGAGGTGTATTACATCGCCTCGAAGGAAGATGCCGAGCGCCACGCGCGCTGGAAACCCGAGATGCACCGGATCCTCGACCGCATCCTGGAGGTCGGACGCGATGCGCACGGGCTGCTCTACAACCGCATCGACCCGCGTGACGGGAAAATTCTGGACGAGGACCGCACGGATAACTGGGGCTACAACTACAACGCCTTTCTGGTCGTCGCGCAGGTCGATGATGCGCCGCGCTTCGAGGAGGCGGTGCGCTTCACGCTGCAGAACCTTATGGCGAACAAAGATTTCCCCTGGGAGGGCGACATCGCCGACGGCATCGCGGATTCGCTGGAAGGCGGGCTGAACCTGATGAACCGCCTGCCGGAACCCGCCGCGGCCGAGTGGGCGGACTACATGGCCGTCCGGCTGCTGGCGAAGCAACGCGACACCGGCGTGGTGGCCGGCTGGCACGGCGACGGCAATTTCGCGCGCACGGCGCTGATGTGGGCGCTGTGGAAGACGCAAGGTTGCTACCTGGAGCCCTGGCGCAATGATTTGCGTATTGGCGCGGTACCGGATGAAAACGGCGGCCTGTACCTCGCGGTCTCCGCCGACTGGCCCTGGGAGGGAACGATACGCTTCGATATCCCGCGCCACAGCGAATACTTCGAGATGCCAGACGACTACCCGCGCCTCAATCAGTTTCCCGAATGGTTCACGGTGGCGGAGGACGCCCAGTATACGGTGGATGGGGCCGCCACGACCGGCGCCGAACTACGCGCCGGTTTGCCGGTGACCGTGGACGGCCAGACGCCGGTGCATATTGCCATCGCGCGCCAGCCATAGGCGTTACAGGGACGGCAGGGACATCAGCGACGGCAGGGACGGAATCGGACAGCGCGCTGTTAACATTGCGTTGGGAGCCGGATACGTCCCTGTTGTCCCTGTTGTCTCTGCTGTCTCTGAAACCCCAGCCGTCCCTGCTGTGCTGGACAGGCGGGACGCCCGCCCTACTCCTTCACGGCGAAGTAGAATCCCCAGCCGCCGCCGATCTGGTCTATCTTGAGCAACACCGTGTTCTTCCCCTTCTTCAGCGGCAGCGTCACGTGCTCATCGCCGGGCCGCGCGGTGCGGCTGGCTTTGTTCTCGAGGAGCAACGCGCCGTTCAGCCAGAGCTTGATGCCGTCGTTGCTGCCGAGCGCCACTTTCAGCGCGGTATCCTCCTCGACGATGAATTCGCGGTAGGCGTAGGCGACGCCATCCTCGCTGGGCTGCATGATGCGCGCCAGATCGACGTATCCCGTGCGGCCGGGCTTTAGCGGTTGCCAGCGGACGGTCTGGCCGCCCACACCGGTGTACGTCTTTTCCAGGGCGATTTCCATCTCCGGCGGATAGGCGGTGTCGAAGCCCGCGCGGTCCTGGTTGTCGAAGGGGCCGATCACCCGCCAGTCCGTGATGTATTCCGGCGCTTTTTCCACCTCGGCGATGAACGCGGCAATCGTCTCGGCGCCGAATTGTTCGCCGAACTGCCCGATCTCGTGCTCCGCCATAACGCGCTTGAAGGTCGCCAGGGTCCCGGGCATGGCGTCGCGGCTCAGGTAGTCCGCACCGCCGACCGCGTAAAACTGGAGTCGCGCGTAGTGGATCGGCAGGTGGGCCAGCTCCACGCGCTTGAGCAGCGCGGGATCGCCCTGGGCCGCATCCAGCGCCTTCGCAAAGTGCGCGTCGGCGCTATCCAGGAAGGCGGGCGTGAGGTAGGCCATCTGATCGAGGCTCGCGAAGATGCTGAAGCGCATGTCCGCAGGCTTCACGGCTTCGTGCGCCTCGCGGATGTAAGCCGCAATGTGCGGCGCCGCCGGGCCGTAGACGTTGGTGACAAATTCGTCGATCAGCGCGCGGCCATCCTCGTACGGGTCCCACATGAGCTGCGCAAAGATCCACGCGCGCAGCGCGGAGAACTCCCCGCCGCCGTGCGGGCGCACGTTGTTGCCCTGCGCAAAGAGCCCGATGCAGTTGCGCTCGGCGTAGAAACGCGGGTGCGCAATGACCGATTCCAGATTCGGATAGGGCATCAGGTAGTGGCGGAAGTTGGTGAAGTAATCCCAGATGGTGATGGAGTCCGTGATTCTGCTCCAGCCTTCGAGCCGCTCCACGAACACCTCGTGGTCGTCGCACTGCCCGATCGGATGCGCCTGGCAATACTCGTAGTGGCACATGCGGATCGTGACATTGTCCCGTGGCCGCACGTGCTTCGGCGGAATCTCGGAGTAGACATAGGCCAGGGTCTGGAGCTCCACCCCCGGATGCTTCTCCGCCACCACGTCCGCGATCTGGTTCACGAAATGCAACAGCGTGCCGGCGTGGCTGCCCTCCGCCTCGTCGATCGCCGCGCAGTTGTCGCACTCGCAGTAGCCGTAACCGTCGTTCTGGTCGACGGAAAACAAATCGGCCTCGGGATGTTCCGCAATCCACTGAAGCACCCGCTCCGTCGCGATGCGCAGCACATCGGGATTCGTCAGACACAGCTGCACCCGGTTGCCCTCGCGCTGCCGCTCGCCGTCCACGAGCGAGAAGTACTCGGGGTGCGCGTCGAAGTACTCCTCCGGCGGAACGAGCTGATTAAAGGTGTGCACGAAGGGATAGATGACGTAGCGACCGCCTTTTTCCTCAGGAATGGGAACCATCGAGGGGTTGATCCGGTTGAACACCGCAAAATCCACGTCGTGAACTTCGCGGTACCATGGCTCGCGGTTGACGAAAGCCGGTTTCTGGCGGTCGGGAAGCCCGTCCACCCGCAAGGTCATCATCTCGGGAACCTTCGTCACGTCGCGCGTGTACCACCGGCATCCAAAATGGTCCCGCAGCAACCCGATCACGCCGTAGAGCGTGCCGCGCGGTGCGCCCCCGGCGATGAGCAGGGCATCACCCACCTGTTGGATGATGTACTCCTCCTTGCCGAAGCTGGCGGGGTCCAGATCGCCGATAAGCGATGCGGGCGCGCCGTCAAAACCCACGTAGATGACCTTGCCCGCGTCATCCGCCTCGCGTACGAGAGGCAGGCGCGCGCCGCTCATGCGCTCCACGTAGTCCCGGAGCACGGTGGCCGCGTACTGTTCCGGCGCGCTCGCGGCGGGCGACGAGTAGATCGCGTAGCCGCTCTTGCCGCCGTCCACCAGCACCAGCGGCGCCGAGGCAGCCTGAAGCCCGCCCACACACGCCAGAAAACACACCACCCCGTACCGTCCCATGCGAAACATGGCGTCCCGCTCCTTTCCGAGAAAACTTACAGCCCCCAAAAAATAATCGCACCGCGTTCGCGCCGACTCCATCAGTCCTTCCGGACGTAGATCTCTCCGATCGGATAGTCCGGCGAGGGCGTCAGGGCCTCGTCCATGTAGGAAAGCAGCTGCCGGACCACTTCCGGGTGCTTCGCCGCGAGATCGTTGGTCTCGCCGGGGTCCTTCGCCAGGTCGTACAGTTCCAGGGCATTGTCCACGCCGTTGCGGACGCCCTTCCAATCCCCCGCGCGCACGGCCTGCATGAAGACCTCGCGGCAATGGCCGTAATCCCAGTACAGGTAGGTATGTTGCGCAACCTGCTCCTCGCCGCGCAGGGCGGGCAGCATCGACAGGCCATCCACGTCCGCGGTTGGCTCCAGGCCGGCCAGTTCGGCCAGGGTCGGCAGGATGTCGTAGTGCGCCCAGATCTGATCGCTCACCCGGCCCGCGGGCACCTGGCCCGGCCAGTGCGCAATCATGGGCACGCGGATCCCGCCTTCATAGTTCTGGCGCTTGTGCCCGCGAAAGACGCCATTGCTGTCGAAGAACTCCTCGTCGTGGCTATCCGTGGGATCCGGGCCGTTGTCGCTCGTAAACAGGATCAGGGTGTTACTCTCCAGGCCCAGTTCCTTCACATGCGCGGCGATACGGCCGACATCGCGATCGAGCATGGTGACCATCGCCGCGAAGTTCTTTTCCGTCTGCGGCCAGTCCCGGTCGCTGTAGGGCGCGTCGGACGGCACGATCTGCGATTCCGGCGTGTCCTTCGGGAAGTCGGACCAGTGCGGCAGGGTGTAGGGAAGATACAGGAAGAAGGGATTGTCGCGGTTGGTCTCGATAAACTCGAGCGCCTTTTCCGTAAATAGATCCTGCGTGTACTGCCCGCGCTTCTCGGCGCGGTTTCCGAAGAGCAACACCACCCGGTCGTTCTCCATCAGGTGATCCGGATAGTAAAAATGCGCCTGGTCCTGGTCCAGGTGGCCGTAGAAGTAGTCGAAACCCTGCAGGTGGGCCATGCCCCACGAACCCGGGTTGCCCAGGCTCCACTTGCCGATCGCGGCCGTGGCGTACCCCGCCTGTTTCAGCACCTCCGCCACCGTCACGTCGTCCGGCCGCAGAAAAACATAGTGCGGGATGTTGTCGCGGACCCGATTGTTCCCGTTGTGCATCCCGGTCATGATCGACGAACGGCTCGGCGCGCATACCGATGCGCCGGCGTAGCACTGGGTGAAGCGCGTGCCCTCCGCCGCGAGCCGGTCGAGGTGCGGCGTCTGGATCACTTTCTGGCCGTAGCTCCCCAGATCGCCGTAGCCCAGGTCGTCCGCCATAATCAGGATGATATTGGGCCGGGCGCCGGGCCCCGGGAAGGACGCCGCTTCGGCCAGGGCCGCGGGCAAGATCGCCGCCAGGACAACGGGCAACATCAAACAGGAACGCATGACACATCCTCCCGGATTGCGGTTCGTTAATCTCGGGAGTATGGCAGTGGCGGGCGGCGCCGGTCAACGGGCGAATCGCCTGCTTGTCACGCGCGGGCGTTGGTGTTACCATGCCCGCATCTACCCCCAACCACCCACGACCGGATGCGCGCCGCCATGGATCACATCGAACTGCTTGCCAGCCCGTCCGTTGCATCCGCCGTGCGGCTGGGCGATCCCTGGGAGACGTGGAACCTGGTGGTGGAGTCTGTCTCGGGCCCGCCGGATCCCCACGTGGTGTTTCAGCGCGCCGATAGCGCGCGGCCGGGCAACCTCGTCCAGCGCTGCGCCACGCCCCGCCTCGATCCGTACGACCGCTTCGTTGTGGCGGTGGAGTTGCGCGCATCGGGCGGGGGCGCGGCGGGCCTCAATGTCTACCTCCACCCCGACGCGGCGGAGGAGGCCCCGCACCAGGTGTTTCAGTTGGCCCACCCGGGCGACGGTGACTGGCATGTGCTCACCCGGGAGATTCCCATCCCCGAGCCCCGGCCCGATCACGTGCGGCTGATGATTGTGCTGCGCGCCGGCGAGGCGCCGATCGCCGTCCGAACGCTTTCACTGCGGCGCGAGCGCGCGGCCACCGCACCCGCTCCCGATCTCGACGCGCTGCACATTACGCCCGCGTACCATGCGGCGGTGCGCGATTTGGTTGACCGGCACCCCGCCTCGGGCGACCCGGTCTTCCGCGATCATTTGTTCCGATCATTGATCGGCGGCAACCGCAAGGGCATCCGCACGGTTCAGGCGATCGCCGACCGCCTGCGCGGCGCGGGCAAGAACATCGCGGGCGGGCGATTTCTGGATCTCGGGTGCGGCACGGGCGGCGCGCTGGTTGGCGCGCGCAGGCTCGGGGCGGCGTGGTGCGAGGGCTGGGAGATCAACGCGGAAAAAAGGGCGCTGGCGCGGCTCAACCTCTCCAGCCTCTTCGGCGAGGATGCGGTGACCGCGGTCCGCGACATGAATATGGAAGATACCGACGCTACCGCGCCGCCGTTCGAGCCGTATGGTCTGGTGTTCTGCGAAGAGGTACTGGAGCATGTAAAGGACCTTGATGCGGCCCTGGCCACGCTGGCGCGGTGTATCGATCCCGATTGTGGCGCCGCCCACGTCACCATTCCCGCCGGGTACGCCCTGGCGCACGTGCTGCGGGATCCGCACTTGCAGCTGTTCGGCATCACGCTGTTGGATCGTTTCGAGGCGCAGCCCATCGCAACCGCGCTGAAGAACCACACGCACTACGCCGCGATGATGGGCGCGTACCACCCCTGGAGCGTCTATCTCGCGATCTTCGCGCGCCACGGGCTCGCCTGCATACCGGTCGAGCCGCCGGACGTGTCCAACCGCGCGATCCGGGCCGCCGCGAACCAACTCGCGGAGATCCGGAAGCAACGGGAGGCGCTTGTGGACGCGTGGAGCGCCAGGGTGGACAGCGCAACCATCGCGCTCGTTGCGGAACGGGTGGACGGCTACGTGGCGGGCGCGGAAACCGCCCTCGAACAGGCCCGCGCCGCCGCGAGCGACGCCCCGGAGCGCCGGCAGTTCGTCGAGGACTACGCGACCTCCCACATCGATCTAATCGTCGCTCCGGCGGGAAGCCCCGTGCTGGCGCGATGATATGACGCGGTTTGGCGCGGCCGGCTGGCGGCGTTGGACCGCTCCAGTCCATAATACGGGCATATTCGCCATTTCCCGCCGAACCTGAGGGTTGTTTCCCATGTTCCGAATTCTCCTGCCGCTCTACCTGCTCGCCATTGTCTCCAGCACAGCCCAGACCACGATCGGCATTCCGCTGAAGCCGGATCCGCCCATTGCCGTGGACGCCGCGCTCGGGGATTGGTCCGCCGTGCCGGGCGCGATCACCATTGACCAGCCGGAGCAGGTCGCGCACGGCGTAGGGGCGTGGGCCGGCCCGGAAGACCTCAGCGGCGTTGTGCGCCTCGCGTGGCGCGCGGAATATCTGTTTCTCGCCGCCGAGGTGACGGATGACGCGATCGTGCAGGGCCAGCGCGCGTCCGGCATCTGGCAGGGCGACCATATCGAACTATACATCGATGTAACGCCCGACGCCGAACCGGATCGCCCGGACTTCGGCGCGGGGCAGTTTCACCTGGCGCTCAGCCCGGGCAACTTCCAGAGCACCGGCGACGCCCTCCTGGACACGCGTCCGGAGGCCTTCTGCTACACGCCGCGCGGTCTCGATACCGGCGGCGTCCTGGTGGCCTCGGCCCAGACGGCGACCGGGTGGATACTCGAGGCGGCCATTCCCTGGGCACTCCTTGGCCTGCCCCCGGAGGCGGGCGCGCCCCTGGGGATCGAGATCGGCCTGAGCGACACCGATGGCGGCGAGGCCCGGCAGGAGACCATGCTGACGATAGGCAGCGCGGCCTGGTCCCACGCGCGAGACCGTCTCCAGCCGATGGCGCTGGCCGGGACCGATGGCGTCGCGGCGGAGCGCGCGGTGTCCTTTCCTGTTTTCGAGGCGATCGAGCTCGCGCAGGGCCAGTCCGAGACGATTATGTTTGAGGCGCCGCTCGTTCCGGAGGGGCGTCAGGCGGTCCTTCGCCTCCTGGCCCGGCTCCACTTCGATCAGGTCGCCGGATACACCCAGGCCCTTCGGCTCGTGCTCAACGATCAGCCGATCGCGGGCAATCGCCTGATGAACAAGGATCTCCGCGAGACCTCGCGCGGGGGCGCGGTCTATTCGATGTATGCGGGCGACCAGTTCTCCACGTACTACAGCCCCGATTTCGACGCGCCCAACACCAACGACTTCTATGGGCTCCAGGGCGGCGTTGTACCCTGCCTGTTCGAGCTGGATGTCACCGATCTGTTGAAAGATGGCGCGAACACGCTCGCCGTGCGGCACAGCGCCGATGAACGCATTCAGCAGGTGCTCCACGCCGCAAACGGCTCCCTCGTGTTCCAGACCCCGCCGCCGCCGGAACAGGCCAAGGCCGGCCCCCCGACCGGCCCCCTTCCCAATATCGCGCCGCGGCGGGATTTGCGCGTCGCCTACACCGCCGAGGCCGGTCCCGACGCCACCATCGCCCTGGCCTTCGGCGAAGCGCGCGTCACCGTGCAGAGCCGCTTCTCCACGCCCGCGCCGGCCTGGGTCCACGGTTCGAACGACTACTTCCGACACCACCGCCGTATCGAGCAGCGGGGCGAAGGCGTCGCCGTGTTTGACACGTTCACCAACCTCACCGAGGAAAACCTGGGGATCATGCACCGGCACGAAGCGTCCCTCGGCGACAATCTGAAACGCCTCTGGATCGCCGGCCTCGAACAGCCGGGCGGAAGCGGGAGCACACACACCCCGGCGAACTGCACGACCTTCGCCGCGGCCGGCGGCTGGGGACTGGGCCTTATCGCGGCGGACGACGTCTTCCGCGTGCACAGTACAAACTACGGCATCGACGGCGTCATCGGCGTGGCGGACAACCAACTCGTGCTGCCGCCGGGCGAAAGCTACACCGCCGAGTGGCGCATCGTTCCGGTGGACGCGCCGGATTACTACACGTTTATTAACAGCGCGCGGCGCTTGATGGACGCGAACTTCACCATTGACGGCGGCTTCGCCTTCCTGCGCTCCGGACCGCTGACGGACGCCTGGTCCGACGAACAGGTGAAGAATTTTCTCGAGTGGAAGGACCCGGAGTACGTCTGCGCCACGATTTTCTCCAACTACCAGGGCCGCTACGCGCACGGCACCGCATTCCAGCAGGTCGAGCACGACTCCTACGTGACCTCCTTCGCGCGCTGGCGCGGGATGTACGACGCCACGTACATGATCTATTTCCACTGCTTCCTCGACGTCACGGACGAGGGGCCGGAACGCTTTGCGGACGCGCGCATCCTGCGGCCCGACGGCAAGCAGGCGGACTACGGCAAGGAGGACCAGCGGCTGTACCTGCCCATGACCGGCAACCGCTACGGGGCGGAGGTTCAGAAGAACGTCGATGTCATCCTCGACAAAATCGGCGCGGACGGCGTCTACTGGGACGAGCACCAGTACAGCAGCGCGCAGTACCACTACGGAGAGCCGTGGGACCGCTTCACCGGCGACATCGACCCGAGGACGATGCAAGTACGGCGTCTGAAGTCCTCGGTCACCCTGCTCACGGAGGACTGGCGGGTGCGCCTCGCGAAGTACATCCAGTCTCGCGGCCCCCTCGTTGGCAACGGCGCGCCGTACACCCGCGCGATGGCCGAGCTGAACTTTCCCTGCTTCGTCGAAACGGGCAGCATCACCAACTGCACCCTGTCGC
The Candidatus Hydrogenedentota bacterium genome window above contains:
- a CDS encoding putative addiction module antidote protein encodes the protein MPKTKTTQYDVAEHLRTPEEMAAYLEACFEEADGDAAFIAKALSDIARAKGMTQVAHDAGLSRESLYRALSGDHSPSFDTILKVVEALGLKLHAEAPED
- a CDS encoding DUF4838 domain-containing protein — encoded protein: MFRMGRYGVVCFLACVGGLQAASAPLVLVDGGKSGYAIYSSPAASAPEQYAATVLRDYVERMSGARLPLVREADDAGKVIYVGFDGAPASLIGDLDPASFGKEEYIIQQVGDALLIAGGAPRGTLYGVIGLLRDHFGCRWYTRDVTKVPEMMTLRVDGLPDRQKPAFVNREPWYREVHDVDFAVFNRINPSMVPIPEEKGGRYVIYPFVHTFNQLVPPEEYFDAHPEYFSLVDGERQREGNRVQLCLTNPDVLRIATERVLQWIAEHPEADLFSVDQNDGYGYCECDNCAAIDEAEGSHAGTLLHFVNQIADVVAEKHPGVELQTLAYVYSEIPPKHVRPRDNVTIRMCHYEYCQAHPIGQCDDHEVFVERLEGWSRITDSITIWDYFTNFRHYLMPYPNLESVIAHPRFYAERNCIGLFAQGNNVRPHGGGEFSALRAWIFAQLMWDPYEDGRALIDEFVTNVYGPAAPHIAAYIREAHEAVKPADMRFSIFASLDQMAYLTPAFLDSADAHFAKALDAAQGDPALLKRVELAHLPIHYARLQFYAVGGADYLSRDAMPGTLATFKRVMAEHEIGQFGEQFGAETIAAFIAEVEKAPEYITDWRVIGPFDNQDRAGFDTAYPPEMEIALEKTYTGVGGQTVRWQPLKPGRTGYVDLARIMQPSEDGVAYAYREFIVEEDTALKVALGSNDGIKLWLNGALLLENKASRTARPGDEHVTLPLKKGKNTVLLKIDQIGGGWGFYFAVKE
- a CDS encoding arylsulfatase, which codes for MRSCLMLPVVLAAILPAALAEAASFPGPGARPNIILIMADDLGYGDLGSYGQKVIQTPHLDRLAAEGTRFTQCYAGASVCAPSRSSIMTGMHNGNNRVRDNIPHYVFLRPDDVTVAEVLKQAGYATAAIGKWSLGNPGSWGMAHLQGFDYFYGHLDQDQAHFYYPDHLMENDRVVLLFGNRAEKRGQYTQDLFTEKALEFIETNRDNPFFLYLPYTLPHWSDFPKDTPESQIVPSDAPYSDRDWPQTEKNFAAMVTMLDRDVGRIAAHVKELGLESNTLILFTSDNGPDPTDSHDEEFFDSNGVFRGHKRQNYEGGIRVPMIAHWPGQVPAGRVSDQIWAHYDILPTLAELAGLEPTADVDGLSMLPALRGEEQVAQHTYLYWDYGHCREVFMQAVRAGDWKGVRNGVDNALELYDLAKDPGETNDLAAKHPEVVRQLLSYMDEALTPSPDYPIGEIYVRKD
- a CDS encoding methyltransferase domain-containing protein, with the translated sequence MDHIELLASPSVASAVRLGDPWETWNLVVESVSGPPDPHVVFQRADSARPGNLVQRCATPRLDPYDRFVVAVELRASGGGAAGLNVYLHPDAAEEAPHQVFQLAHPGDGDWHVLTREIPIPEPRPDHVRLMIVLRAGEAPIAVRTLSLRRERAATAPAPDLDALHITPAYHAAVRDLVDRHPASGDPVFRDHLFRSLIGGNRKGIRTVQAIADRLRGAGKNIAGGRFLDLGCGTGGALVGARRLGAAWCEGWEINAEKRALARLNLSSLFGEDAVTAVRDMNMEDTDATAPPFEPYGLVFCEEVLEHVKDLDAALATLARCIDPDCGAAHVTIPAGYALAHVLRDPHLQLFGITLLDRFEAQPIATALKNHTHYAAMMGAYHPWSVYLAIFARHGLACIPVEPPDVSNRAIRAAANQLAEIRKQREALVDAWSARVDSATIALVAERVDGYVAGAETALEQARAAASDAPERRQFVEDYATSHIDLIVAPAGSPVLAR